In Niallia sp. FSL W8-0635, one genomic interval encodes:
- a CDS encoding beta-galactosidase — translation MLSTKLPKMFYGGDYNPEQWSRETWEEDIRMFKLAGIDVVTLNVFTWALNQPAEETYHFEWLDEIIDLLYSNGIYVCLATGTANHPAWMANRYPDVLSVDFAGSKRKFGFRHNSCPNSPTYKKYAKLLVEKLASRYKNHPAIVVWHVNNEMGCQCYCDNCEKEFRVWLKKQYGSLEELNKAWNTRFWGHTFYSWEEIVLPNLLSEHLDESNPNKTVFQGISLDYYRFNSDSVLDRYLDEYEILKKTTPNIPITTNYHGHATYKPLDYFKWSKYVDIVAWDNYPAFDTPESTTAFRLDMMRGFKGGDPFMIMEQTPSQQNWQPYNSLKRPGVMRLWSYQAIARGADTVMFFQLRRSYGACEKYHGAVIEHVGHENTRVFKEVAELGAELQQLGEMLLDSRIDTNIALLFDWENWWAVEFSSGPSDHLKYVEEVQKYYNAFFSKNIPVDIINAEADLSKYDIVIAPVLYMVKDDLDKRIEQFTSSGGTFVTTFFSGIVNENDLVHLGGYPGKLRNLLGIWVEEIDALYPGKTNQIVMNNDIQGFKATYECGILCDLLHTEGAEIVAEYGSDFYKGMPSLTRNKFGKGEAWYIASSPEPEFIENFIVHLCNKHSIKPILKTPSDVEVTKRTKDGKSFTFLLNHSDEVKQIRLSDDTYKDILTKKIYHGEAILEPKGVLIITPV, via the coding sequence ATTTTAAGCACAAAACTACCTAAAATGTTTTATGGCGGAGATTACAATCCAGAACAGTGGTCAAGAGAAACTTGGGAAGAAGATATCAGAATGTTTAAACTTGCTGGCATTGATGTTGTTACTTTAAATGTTTTTACTTGGGCATTAAACCAACCAGCTGAAGAAACCTATCACTTTGAATGGCTCGACGAAATCATTGATTTACTCTACAGCAATGGGATTTATGTTTGTTTAGCAACAGGTACTGCTAATCATCCAGCATGGATGGCAAATCGCTACCCTGATGTTTTATCTGTTGATTTCGCCGGAAGCAAAAGGAAATTTGGATTTCGTCATAATAGTTGTCCGAATAGTCCTACCTATAAAAAGTATGCCAAATTGTTAGTAGAAAAGCTCGCAAGTAGATACAAAAATCATCCTGCCATAGTTGTTTGGCATGTAAACAATGAAATGGGCTGCCAATGTTATTGTGATAATTGTGAAAAAGAATTTAGAGTGTGGCTAAAAAAACAGTATGGAAGCTTAGAAGAATTAAATAAGGCATGGAATACTCGTTTTTGGGGACATACTTTTTACAGTTGGGAAGAAATTGTTCTTCCCAATCTGCTAAGTGAACATTTGGATGAAAGTAATCCTAATAAAACAGTATTTCAAGGAATTTCATTGGATTACTATCGCTTTAATTCTGATAGTGTTCTAGATCGATATTTAGATGAATACGAGATTTTAAAGAAAACGACACCGAATATTCCAATAACAACAAACTATCATGGTCATGCAACATACAAGCCGTTAGATTATTTTAAATGGAGTAAGTATGTTGATATTGTTGCTTGGGACAATTATCCAGCTTTTGATACCCCAGAAAGTACAACTGCTTTTAGACTTGATATGATGCGTGGTTTTAAAGGCGGAGATCCTTTCATGATTATGGAACAAACCCCAAGTCAGCAGAATTGGCAGCCATATAATTCTCTGAAAAGACCAGGAGTAATGAGATTATGGAGTTACCAAGCAATAGCGAGAGGCGCAGATACGGTCATGTTCTTCCAATTGAGAAGATCATATGGTGCTTGTGAGAAGTATCATGGTGCTGTAATTGAACATGTAGGTCATGAGAATACAAGAGTATTTAAGGAAGTTGCGGAACTTGGTGCTGAGTTACAGCAGCTTGGAGAAATGTTATTGGATTCCCGAATAGATACAAATATTGCACTATTATTTGATTGGGAAAATTGGTGGGCAGTAGAGTTCTCAAGTGGTCCAAGTGACCATTTAAAATATGTGGAGGAAGTCCAAAAGTATTATAATGCCTTTTTCTCAAAAAATATACCGGTTGACATCATTAATGCAGAAGCAGATTTAAGCAAGTATGATATCGTAATCGCACCAGTACTATATATGGTCAAAGATGACCTTGATAAAAGGATTGAACAATTTACTAGTAGTGGAGGAACATTTGTAACCACTTTCTTTAGTGGAATTGTAAATGAGAATGATTTAGTCCATCTTGGTGGATATCCTGGAAAATTAAGAAATCTTTTAGGGATCTGGGTAGAAGAAATTGATGCCTTATATCCAGGGAAAACCAATCAAATCGTAATGAATAATGATATACAGGGTTTCAAAGCAACATATGAGTGTGGAATCTTATGTGATTTACTACATACAGAAGGTGCAGAAATTGTTGCCGAATATGGAAGTGATTTTTATAAGGGCATGCCATCATTAACACGAAATAAATTTGGAAAAGGGGAAGCCTGGTATATAGCTTCCAGTCCGGAGCCTGAGTTTATTGAGAACTTTATAGTTCATCTTTGTAATAAACACAGTATTAAACCTATATTAAAAACACCTTCAGATGTGGAAGTAACAAAGAGAACAAAAGATGGAAAGTCATTCACGTTTCTTCTTAACCATAGTGATGAAGTAAAACAAATACGTCTTTCCGATGATACCTATAAAGATATTCTTACGAAGAAAATATACCACGGTGAAGCCATCCTTGAACCAAAAGGAGTTCTAATTATTACTCCAGTATAA
- a CDS encoding ribulose-bisphosphate carboxylase large subunit family protein → MNQNRLLARYRIETAYSLEHAAEVIAGEQSTGTFISVPGETASLKERFGAMVVSITETGEVMSPSLPGGKVPNNHDGVYKQGEIVLSFPIENFGPSIPNLLSAVAGNLSELQELSGLRLLDIEIPQEFSKAYKGPKFGIEGTRKLTGVYGRPIIGTIVKPSIGLPLDQLEKLVTKLGLAGLDFIKDDELNSNPAFAPLEKRVEVVMRAINRVADKTGKKVMYAFNITGDIEELKRNHDIVVKAGGNCVMVSINSVGYTGLTYLNKFSEVPIHGHRNQWGMLTRCPMLGMEFTAYQKLCRLAGADHMHVNGLNGKFYESNESVVRSIKACLEPILDGYSSMPVVSSGQWAGTAIDTYKAAETVDVMHLAGGGILAHPDGAAAGFESMRLAWEAAVQGDSLDNYANKHDVLKKAIDKFSK, encoded by the coding sequence GTGAATCAAAATAGGCTATTAGCCAGATATCGAATAGAGACTGCTTACTCATTAGAGCATGCTGCAGAAGTAATAGCGGGAGAACAATCAACAGGAACGTTCATATCTGTACCTGGAGAAACTGCATCTTTAAAGGAAAGATTCGGCGCAATGGTGGTAAGTATAACAGAAACAGGTGAAGTGATGTCTCCTTCCTTGCCAGGGGGAAAAGTTCCTAATAATCATGATGGAGTGTACAAACAGGGGGAAATTGTTTTATCCTTTCCAATAGAAAATTTTGGACCATCCATACCAAATCTCTTGTCAGCGGTTGCAGGAAATCTATCAGAATTGCAGGAATTATCTGGACTAAGGTTGTTGGATATCGAAATTCCTCAAGAATTTTCTAAAGCTTACAAAGGTCCTAAATTTGGTATAGAAGGGACAAGAAAGCTGACCGGAGTTTATGGAAGACCAATTATTGGCACAATCGTGAAGCCGAGTATTGGACTTCCATTAGATCAATTAGAAAAACTAGTGACAAAACTAGGTTTAGCAGGATTAGATTTTATTAAGGATGATGAACTTAACTCAAATCCCGCCTTTGCCCCCTTGGAAAAAAGAGTAGAGGTAGTAATGAGAGCTATAAATCGTGTTGCTGATAAAACTGGAAAAAAAGTGATGTATGCCTTTAATATTACAGGAGACATAGAGGAATTAAAACGTAATCATGATATAGTTGTAAAGGCTGGCGGAAATTGTGTAATGGTCAGTATCAATAGCGTTGGTTATACAGGACTTACCTATTTAAATAAATTTAGTGAAGTGCCAATTCATGGACACCGAAATCAATGGGGAATGCTAACTCGATGTCCAATGCTTGGAATGGAATTTACGGCATACCAAAAGCTATGTCGTTTAGCCGGAGCTGACCATATGCATGTTAATGGTTTAAATGGAAAGTTCTATGAAAGTAATGAATCTGTTGTTCGTTCAATTAAAGCTTGCTTAGAACCCATATTAGATGGTTATAGTTCCATGCCAGTTGTTTCTTCAGGACAGTGGGCAGGAACAGCTATAGATACTTATAAGGCAGCAGAAACAGTAGATGTTATGCACTTGGCTGGCGGAGGGATTCTTGCACATCCAGATGGTGCGGCAGCAGGATTTGAGAGTATGCGCCTTGCTTGGGAAGCAGCTGTTCAAGGAGATTCTTTAGACAATTATGCAAATAAACATGATGTATTGAAAAAAGCAATCGATAAATTCTCTAAATAA
- a CDS encoding sensor histidine kinase, translating into MTIHKKMTIVKKMFLGYILLVFLPVVLFGSTFLYMSHKNVIANILSGQQSLLNQAANSLTVSLTQVESTYPLFQNNPLVIDYLTGLYQSEGDQVYHFLKDIRPVFSFAYSANESVKTVRLYAKNKNIMPVSGEIENIDSFPSKQIYKVIDNMPMNKGSWIPLKQEISNIPYISYYTKIYNEKYSQQLAVLEVIVSDQILENFIKTMDSENKAEVIIVKENNIFYQSKGDTLDSDKVLEISKVIKKNNRSYLYWKDEKILVNSVNLPKLGLDFYFLSPRNEVIPDMLNKSLLSSIFLLVLLFVLSVIYYVTASMLTSRVLKLASHMRKVDQNNLTSMDVGGYEDEIGYLTTSYNSMIQRIHDLINKINLVELMKKEADYLVMQAQIKPHFLYNTLESIRMMAEINDDQEVVEATYTFGKLLRYSLSPGGNETWLSEEVENILYFLKIHKIRMMDRLQYDIQVDCNIDQIRCPRFILQPLVENSIGHGLAKKRDQGFIKVHIYQKGPYLHITISDNGAGISAERLEIVRGVLRNQLDRALLQTKDSGLGVYNVSERIKAFFGEESRLEIDSILGEGTIYKLKLKIKGGNMDVKVDDC; encoded by the coding sequence ATGACTATCCATAAAAAAATGACCATTGTAAAAAAAATGTTTTTAGGATATATCTTGCTTGTTTTCCTTCCAGTGGTACTTTTTGGTTCAACGTTTCTCTATATGTCGCACAAAAATGTAATCGCTAACATTTTATCAGGGCAACAAAGTCTTCTTAACCAAGCTGCTAATAGCTTAACGGTCAGTTTAACACAGGTTGAATCTACCTATCCTCTATTTCAAAACAATCCACTAGTTATCGATTATTTAACTGGGCTATATCAATCGGAGGGTGATCAAGTTTATCATTTTTTGAAAGATATCCGTCCTGTATTTTCATTTGCGTATTCTGCAAATGAATCTGTAAAAACCGTTCGATTATATGCAAAAAACAAAAATATTATGCCGGTATCTGGCGAAATAGAAAATATAGATTCTTTTCCCTCTAAACAGATATATAAAGTCATTGATAATATGCCGATGAACAAAGGGAGTTGGATTCCATTAAAACAGGAAATTTCCAATATTCCTTATATATCTTATTATACAAAAATCTACAATGAGAAATATTCACAACAATTAGCTGTATTGGAAGTAATTGTTAGTGATCAGATATTAGAGAATTTTATTAAAACAATGGATAGTGAAAATAAAGCAGAGGTCATTATTGTAAAAGAAAACAATATTTTCTATCAGAGTAAAGGAGATACATTAGATAGTGATAAAGTATTGGAGATATCTAAAGTAATCAAAAAAAATAATAGAAGTTATCTCTATTGGAAAGACGAGAAGATTTTAGTTAATTCTGTAAATCTGCCAAAATTAGGCTTGGATTTTTATTTTCTTAGCCCAAGAAATGAAGTAATTCCAGATATGCTTAACAAGTCCTTACTATCGAGTATTTTCTTGCTCGTATTATTGTTTGTTCTTTCTGTTATTTACTATGTTACCGCTTCGATGCTAACAAGTAGGGTTCTAAAATTAGCGTCACATATGAGAAAAGTTGATCAAAATAATCTAACCTCAATGGATGTGGGTGGTTATGAAGATGAAATAGGTTATTTAACTACTTCATATAATTCAATGATACAACGGATTCATGACTTAATTAACAAAATTAATCTAGTGGAATTAATGAAGAAAGAAGCGGATTATTTAGTCATGCAAGCACAAATCAAACCACATTTCTTATACAATACGTTAGAATCTATTCGGATGATGGCAGAAATTAATGATGACCAAGAAGTAGTAGAGGCAACATATACTTTTGGAAAGTTGCTTAGATATAGCTTATCTCCAGGTGGAAATGAAACTTGGTTAAGTGAAGAAGTGGAAAATATACTTTATTTCTTGAAAATACATAAGATTCGAATGATGGATCGATTGCAATATGATATTCAAGTAGATTGTAATATTGATCAAATTCGTTGTCCACGCTTTATTCTTCAGCCTCTTGTGGAAAATAGTATTGGGCATGGACTTGCAAAAAAGCGAGATCAAGGTTTTATAAAGGTTCATATATACCAGAAAGGTCCTTATTTACACATTACTATTTCAGATAATGGTGCTGGTATCTCGGCTGAAAGATTGGAAATTGTAAGAGGGGTTTTAAGAAATCAACTTGATAGAGCTTTGCTTCAAACCAAGGATTCAGGTCTAGGGGTCTATAATGTAAGTGAAAGAATTAAGGCATTTTTTGGTGAAGAATCAAGACTAGAAATTGATAGTATTCTTGGTGAAGGAACAATATATAAGCTTAAACTAAAAATAAAAGGAGGAAATATGGATGTTAAAGTTGATGATTGTTGA
- a CDS encoding response regulator transcription factor: MLKLMIVDDEPIIQKGLMNIIEKSSTPCSKIVSACNGFDALKKLEDFRPNLIITDIEMPEMTGLELIKNVQAKGFCDRFVILTGYDDTAYLRQAIRSKVIDYLLKPINKTELYDVLNNLSVELLHEENRKKESVTVSIADSSMPNLEYSNMSKNVKVIIKYIEEHYNQDISLDQLADHVFLHPNYISSLFKKDTGLTFIHYLHLYRIKKAKELMIKDKELSFQQISEMVGYENVRHFFNVFKKYSGETPGKFRELYKIH, encoded by the coding sequence ATGTTAAAGTTGATGATTGTTGATGATGAACCAATAATACAAAAAGGACTAATGAATATCATTGAAAAAAGTAGTACTCCATGTTCAAAAATTGTAAGCGCTTGTAATGGGTTTGACGCGCTGAAGAAACTGGAGGATTTTAGACCCAATCTAATCATTACGGATATTGAGATGCCTGAAATGACAGGACTTGAGCTTATTAAAAATGTGCAGGCAAAAGGATTTTGTGATCGCTTTGTTATCTTAACAGGTTATGATGATACTGCCTATTTGCGTCAAGCCATACGTTCAAAAGTGATTGACTATTTATTAAAACCGATAAATAAAACAGAATTGTATGATGTTCTAAATAACTTATCTGTTGAATTATTGCATGAAGAAAACAGGAAAAAAGAATCTGTAACTGTTTCAATTGCTGATTCTTCAATGCCAAACTTAGAATATAGCAATATGTCAAAAAACGTAAAGGTGATTATTAAATACATAGAAGAGCATTATAATCAGGATATTTCTTTAGACCAATTAGCAGATCATGTGTTTTTACATCCTAATTATATTAGTTCTCTGTTTAAAAAAGATACCGGATTAACTTTTATCCATTATCTTCATCTATATCGAATTAAGAAAGCGAAGGAATTAATGATTAAGGATAAAGAACTATCCTTTCAACAAATTTCGGAAATGGTAGGATATGAAAACGTTCGCCATTTCTTTAATGTCTTTAAAAAATATAGTGGGGAAACCCCTGGGAAGTTCCGTGAACTCTACAAAATACACTAA
- a CDS encoding four-carbon acid sugar kinase family protein, with the protein MDSKRKWIGFYGDDFTGSTDALEALTMNGVKSVLFLNPPNETLLQSERFKDFKAIGIAGISRAISPREMESELLPVFESLKKANVAICHYKTCSTFDSSPDIGSIGKAIELGLQVFQNQRFCPLIVGVPALKRYTVFGNHFATIEDGTYRLDRHPIMSKHPITPMDEADLSIHLSRQTLAKIESMNVLELNGSQYEIDRILESKIQENKEAPVILFDVLTKEMLTKIGIVLVNETQKNTIFTVGSSGVEYALTAAWKENSQYDLKEQKWSSLIPADPLLVVSGSCSSVTEKQIGYALEHGFYGIKVESSSIINPNTRAEACLQIIYEASDKLEKGIDVVIYTALGPEDSSIEITKEQLVEAGGQPTDTSKILGEQLGEISKEVIKNTKIKRIAVAGGDTSGYITKNLEIVAMEMIKPITPGAPLCLTYSNNPIYDDLEISLKGGQMGSIDFFVKVKNLT; encoded by the coding sequence GTGGATAGCAAAAGGAAGTGGATAGGTTTCTACGGCGATGATTTTACAGGTTCCACTGATGCTTTGGAAGCCCTTACTATGAATGGAGTAAAATCAGTTCTATTTCTTAATCCCCCTAATGAAACCCTGCTACAAAGTGAGAGATTTAAAGACTTTAAGGCAATTGGAATAGCAGGAATTAGTAGGGCAATTTCACCAAGAGAAATGGAAAGCGAACTTTTACCTGTTTTTGAGAGTTTAAAGAAAGCGAATGTGGCGATATGTCATTACAAAACTTGCTCAACTTTCGATTCTTCTCCTGATATAGGAAGTATAGGAAAAGCGATTGAGCTTGGTTTACAGGTTTTTCAGAATCAAAGGTTTTGCCCTTTAATTGTTGGGGTTCCAGCCCTAAAGAGGTATACCGTTTTTGGCAATCATTTTGCAACAATAGAGGATGGTACTTACCGTTTAGATCGTCATCCTATCATGTCAAAGCATCCAATAACACCAATGGACGAAGCCGATTTAAGTATTCATCTTAGTAGGCAGACATTAGCGAAAATAGAATCAATGAATGTGTTAGAACTAAATGGTTCCCAGTATGAGATTGACAGAATACTTGAATCGAAGATACAGGAAAACAAGGAAGCACCAGTAATCTTGTTTGATGTTCTAACGAAAGAAATGCTAACTAAAATCGGTATCGTGTTAGTAAATGAAACACAAAAGAATACGATTTTTACGGTGGGGTCATCAGGGGTGGAATATGCTTTAACTGCCGCTTGGAAGGAGAATAGTCAATATGACTTAAAGGAGCAGAAATGGTCTAGTTTAATACCTGCTGACCCTCTTTTAGTTGTTTCTGGTAGCTGTTCATCTGTAACTGAAAAGCAGATAGGTTATGCATTAGAGCATGGTTTTTATGGGATTAAGGTGGAAAGTAGTAGCATTATTAATCCTAACACGAGAGCAGAAGCTTGTCTTCAAATTATTTATGAAGCTTCAGACAAACTGGAAAAAGGTATTGATGTCGTTATTTATACTGCTCTTGGTCCTGAGGATTCAAGTATTGAAATAACGAAGGAACAGCTAGTAGAGGCAGGAGGACAACCGACGGACACTAGTAAAATTCTAGGGGAACAATTAGGGGAAATAAGCAAAGAAGTAATTAAGAATACAAAGATAAAAAGAATAGCTGTTGCTGGTGGAGATACATCTGGATATATAACAAAAAATCTAGAAATTGTGGCAATGGAAATGATTAAACCAATTACACCGGGGGCACCTTTATGTTTAACCTATTCTAATAATCCAATTTATGATGATCTTGAAATTTCGTTAAAAGGTGGTCAAATGGGCAGTATTGATTTTTTCGTAAAGGTGAAAAATTTAACTTAA
- a CDS encoding aspartate/glutamate racemase family protein: MVKVVAIYTGQGLSDPLKKVFDKQLPHAKLINIIDDSIITEVVSEGKITAAVKKRLFQYYQNAVDMGADVILNTCSSVGEVVDIALPFIDIPIVKIDEAMAKEAIEHYGTIGVIATLPSTLEPTIRLIHKHAETGGKKIKIINGLAKGAYDALINGRPDLHDQIILETAVSLAKQVDAIVLAQGSMARMEKALYEHTGIPVLSSPTRGVCEIKRLLGESLHAEL; the protein is encoded by the coding sequence ATGGTAAAAGTTGTTGCAATTTATACAGGCCAAGGCTTATCAGATCCTTTAAAGAAAGTATTTGATAAACAATTACCTCATGCAAAGTTGATTAATATTATCGACGACAGCATTATTACGGAAGTTGTTAGTGAAGGGAAAATCACAGCAGCAGTTAAAAAGAGATTGTTTCAATATTATCAAAATGCAGTAGATATGGGCGCAGATGTGATTTTAAATACTTGTTCATCGGTTGGGGAAGTTGTCGATATAGCTCTCCCCTTTATTGATATCCCAATTGTTAAAATTGATGAAGCAATGGCAAAGGAAGCAATTGAGCATTATGGAACAATTGGAGTTATCGCTACATTGCCATCAACATTAGAGCCAACAATTAGATTGATTCACAAGCATGCTGAAACAGGTGGTAAAAAAATAAAAATAATTAATGGTCTTGCAAAAGGAGCCTATGATGCTCTAATTAATGGCAGACCAGATCTTCATGATCAAATCATATTAGAAACAGCAGTTTCTTTAGCCAAACAAGTAGATGCAATTGTCCTTGCTCAAGGATCAATGGCGAGAATGGAAAAAGCATTGTATGAACACACGGGTATTCCTGTATTATCCAGTCCGACTAGAGGGGTTTGTGAAATTAAACGTTTATTAGGAGAATCTTTACATGCAGAATTATAA